One genomic region from Dehalococcoidia bacterium encodes:
- a CDS encoding acyl-CoA dehydrogenase family protein: MLLAGGLSSLAGAVGIIFTMAKMFSSELNQRFCEAAINLLGPGGQLEPAPKWAPLQGRIERAYEAALSYTIAGGTSEIQSTVIATRGLGLPRG, from the coding sequence TTGCTGCTGGCCGGCGGCCTCAGCAGCCTGGCCGGGGCGGTGGGCATCATCTTCACGATGGCGAAGATGTTCAGCTCGGAGTTGAACCAGCGCTTCTGTGAGGCGGCGATCAATCTGCTCGGCCCCGGCGGCCAGCTCGAGCCGGCCCCGAAGTGGGCGCCGCTGCAAGGGCGCATCGAGCGCGCCTACGAAGCCGCCCTCTCGTACACGATCGCCGGCGGCACCAGCGAGATCCAAAGCACCGTGATCGCCACCCGAGGCCTCGGCCTGCCGCGCGGTTAA
- a CDS encoding acyl-CoA dehydrogenase family protein, which yields MVASATSPLTDEMLARFSQRAPIYDRENRFFQEDFDELKAAGYLNVALPPEFGGPGLSLAEIGKLQRKLAYHAAPTALAVNMHFYWTGVFADLWRAGDTSVERYLREAAAGEVFAAGHAESGNDIPVMLSTTRAERVTGGYKFTGKKSFGSLGPAWTMLGLHGIDTSDPGAPKIVHAFTPRNTPGLRTNAVWDVLGMRATQSDDTVLDGVFVPDDHIARIVAPGAGGADGFVLGIFAWALIGFGNVYFGLAQRAMDTVVELVKNKTSVAVTRPMHYHPEVQHEIAEMALALEGIGPHLDRVAEDWSNGVEYGHGWVIKIVAAKHHAVESGWRVVDRGLDLLGGFGIFKQAGYERLWRDARLGRLHPANSALTHELVGKLSLGINPDEAPRWG from the coding sequence AGAATCGCTTCTTTCAGGAGGACTTCGATGAGCTGAAGGCGGCGGGGTATCTGAACGTCGCCCTGCCGCCCGAGTTTGGCGGTCCGGGCCTCAGCCTTGCCGAGATCGGCAAGCTGCAGCGCAAGCTGGCGTATCATGCCGCGCCGACGGCGCTGGCCGTCAATATGCACTTCTACTGGACCGGCGTCTTCGCCGATCTCTGGCGCGCCGGCGACACCTCCGTCGAGCGGTACCTGCGGGAAGCAGCCGCCGGCGAGGTCTTCGCCGCCGGGCACGCCGAGTCCGGCAACGACATTCCCGTCATGCTTTCCACGACTCGGGCCGAGCGGGTAACCGGCGGCTACAAATTCACGGGTAAGAAGTCGTTCGGCAGCCTGGGGCCGGCGTGGACCATGCTCGGCCTGCACGGCATCGACACGAGCGACCCGGGCGCACCGAAGATCGTGCATGCCTTCACGCCGCGCAACACGCCCGGCCTGCGCACGAATGCGGTCTGGGACGTGCTCGGCATGCGCGCCACGCAGAGCGACGACACGGTTCTCGACGGCGTCTTTGTGCCCGACGACCACATCGCGCGCATCGTGGCGCCCGGTGCTGGCGGCGCCGACGGTTTCGTGCTCGGCATCTTCGCCTGGGCGCTGATCGGCTTCGGCAACGTCTACTTCGGCCTGGCGCAGCGTGCCATGGACACGGTTGTGGAACTGGTCAAGAACAAGACGTCCGTGGCGGTAACACGGCCGATGCACTACCACCCCGAAGTGCAGCACGAGATCGCGGAGATGGCGCTCGCACTCGAGGGCATCGGCCCGCACCTCGACCGCGTCGCGGAGGACTGGAGCAACGGCGTCGAGTACGGTCACGGCTGGGTGATCAAGATCGTCGCGGCGAAACATCACGCGGTCGAAAGCGGCTGGCGCGTCGTCGACCGCGGCCTCGACCTGCTGGGCGGTTTCGGCATCTTCAAGCAGGCCGGCTACGAGCGCCTCTGGCGCGATGCCCGCCTCGGCCGTCTGCACCCCGCCAACTCTGCCCTGACGCACGAGTTGGTCGGCAAGCTGAGCCTCGGGATCAATCCCGATGAGGCGCCGCGCTGGGGCTAA